AGACCAAGGGAAAGCTCGCGACCAGACCATGATTGCGGAGCAACCCGTGATGGAAGCTACTAACAAGGGAGATTTAGAAGCAGTTAAGGAGTTAATCGCTCAATCCGCCGATGTTAATACCGTCTATCCTCATATGGATTCGTTTTTAGATGGTCATACCCCTCTTTTGGTGGCTGCTCGAGATAGTCATACCGAAATAGTAGAAGAATTGCTCCAAGCAGGGGCTAAAGTGCGGGTGCAAGATTGGGTATTTAAAGGAGCACCTATCCATAAAGCGACTTATAACGGTAACCCAGAGATATTAAAATTACTCGTGGCTCATCCTGATATCGACCTAGATGTACAGGGAAAAATCAACGGTTACACACCTCTACACGATGCTCTATGGCATGGTTTCGTCGATTGCGCTGAAATTCTAGTTAACGCAGGAGCGCGTTTGGATTTGAGAGGACACGACGGGAAGTTACCTCTGGATATAGCTATTGAGGTGTGTGGATCTGATAGTGCGATCGCTAATTTAATTCGCAGTAAGTTTTAGGGGGATTGAAGTAATGATTTCTTTTCGACTCTTTTATGTGACTATTTCTACTCCTAACTTGGAGCGAGCTGTTGAGTGGTATCAAGACAAACTCAATTACCAAGTCTTCATCCGTAAGGATTTTCCCGAATTTGGGACAAGGATTGCCGTTTTAGAACAGTTTAACTTTCGTCTGGAGTTGCTAGAACAGGCTAATTCTATACCTTTTCAGCCTGCTCGCCATGAACCCCCTGATCATACCAATGTCCACGGACTCTCTCAGTTTGCCATTCTCGTCGATGATCTCGACCAGGCGATCGCTGATCTCAAAGCTAAGGGTGTAGAAACTCTTTGGGTAAAGCGAGTTGACGAGATTCTCCGTCTCAGTTTCCAATTTATT
The nucleotide sequence above comes from Gloeocapsa sp. PCC 73106. Encoded proteins:
- a CDS encoding VOC family protein, which produces MISFRLFYVTISTPNLERAVEWYQDKLNYQVFIRKDFPEFGTRIAVLEQFNFRLELLEQANSIPFQPARHEPPDHTNVHGLSQFAILVDDLDQAIADLKAKGVETLWVKRVDEILRLSFQFIQDCDGNLIQVVELMDDAKAHLLELSQGNSPTPP